A genomic region of Mus musculus strain C57BL/6J chromosome 7, GRCm38.p6 C57BL/6J contains the following coding sequences:
- the Vmn1r165 gene encoding vomeronasal 1 receptor 165, giving the protein MSAHGKSVKTTEEVALQILLLCQFGVGTVANVFLFVHNFSPVLTGSKQRPRQVILSHMAVANALTLFLTIFPNNMSAFAPKTPPNELKCKLDFFSHMVARSKNLCSTCVLSIHQFVTLVPVNRGKGKLILRASVPNLWNYSCYSCWFYSVLSNIHIPIKVTGPQITDNNTDSKSNLFCSTSGFIVGMVFLQFSHDATFMSIMVWTSVSMVLLLHRHRQRMQHILTPNQDARGQAETRATHTILMLVVTFVSFYLLNCICIIFHAFSIHSRLFIRLVSEVLAAVFPSICPLLLIFRDPKDPCSVLFKC; this is encoded by the coding sequence ATGTCTGCTCATGGTAAATCcgtgaaaaccactgaggaagtggctctccagatcctcttgctttgccagtttggggttggaactgtggccaatgtctttctgtttgtccataatttctctccagtcttgactggttctaaacagaggcccagacaggtgattttaagccacatggctgtggccaatgccttgactctattcctcactatatttccaaacaacatgagtgcttttgctcccaaaactcctccaaatgaactcaaatgtaaattagatttcttcagtcacatggtggcaagaagcaaaaatttgtgttccacctgtgtcctgagtatccatcagtttgtcactcttGTTCCTGTTAATAGAGGTAAAGGTAAACTTATACTCAGAGCAAGTGTCCCAAATTTGTGGAATTATTCCTGCTACAGTTGTTGGTTTTAcagtgtcttaagtaacatccacattccaattaaggtcactggtccacagataacagacaataacactgactctaaaagcaacttgttctgttccacttctggattcattGTAGGCATGGTCTTCTTGCAGTTTTCCcatgatgccacattcatgagcatcatggtctggaccagtgtctccatggtacttctcctccatagacatcgccagcgaatgcagcacatcctcactcccaatcaggatgccagaggccaagctgagaccagagcaacccatactatcctgatgctggtggtcacatttgttagcttttatcttctaaattgtatttgtatcatctttcatGCCTTTTCTATACATTCTCGTCTCTTCATAAGGCTTGTCAGTGAGGTTCTGGCTGCAGTCTTCCCCAGTATCTGCCccttactgttgatcttcagagatcctaaagatccttgttctgtgctcttcAAATGTTGA